The following proteins are co-located in the Solanum pennellii chromosome 1, SPENNV200 genome:
- the LOC107024795 gene encoding ABC transporter C family member 14-like produces the protein MVANSWLTSLDCSVSSIQSLDNSSFSSLVLTWFKFIFLSPCPQRILLSSIDLFFLFVLLLLGVKKLYSRFNKNENSLDKPLLGDERPKYRVSFWFYGSLFVVAVLAVSYSVLSILAFTKGVQSGWEMAEACFRLIHAVTYLAILILIVHEKRFVAVSHPIALRVYWGVSCVIVFLFAVTAIVRLFFTGTDLVVLRMDDIVVLVSLPLYVYLLVVSIRGSSGICEDVVGNDDELISMDSNVSGYGTASLFSKAVWNWMNPILSKGFKSPLKLDEVPSLPPNFRAEKMEEFFEKNWPKSGENVKYPVLTTLIRCFWKDLVIISLLAIVQLVVMYVGPVLIQSFIKFTSGDRSNPYEGYYLVLILLISKVLEVLSSHHFSFLSELLGMKIRSSIITTVYKKGLRLTCSSRQAHGVGQIVNYMAVDSQQLSDMMLQLHSLWMMPLQIAASLLLMYYYLGVSMFAALILIIATLIGTLWMSSKSNQYQYHLTIKRDLRMKAINELLGNMRVIKFQAWEEHFKEKILSLRNQEFKWLSKFIYLLSCNLSLLWSMSQVISAFTFGAAIFFKNPLDAATVFTATTVFRILQDPIRTFPQSLMTISQAMVSLGRLDGYMTSRELNSDVVERQQGCNGSIAVEVKDGIFSWEDDGDQIVLKDINLQVRKGELAAIVGMVGSGKSSLLASMLGELHKISGEVRVCGSTAYVAQTSWIQNSTIQENILFGSPMNNKRYKDVLRVCSLEKDLEILEHGDQTEIGERGINLSGGQKQRIQLARAVYQDRDIYLLDDIFSAVDAQTGSEIFKECVRGALKDKTVVLVTHQVDFLHNADLILVMRDGQIVQSGKYDELLKSGMDFGDLVAA, from the exons ATGGTGGCTAATTCTTGGCTCACATCTCTTGATTGTTCTGTTTCTTCAATCCAATCTTTAGATAAttcatctttttcttctcttgttTTAACTTGGTTtaagttcatttttctttcGCCATGTCCTCAGAGGATTCTGTTATCTTCTATTGATctgtttttcttgtttgtatTACTCTTATTAGGGGTTAAAAAGCTGTATTCAAGATTTAACAAGAATGAAAATTCTCTTGATAAACCTCTTTTAGGTGATGAAAGGCCTAAATATAGGGTTAGTTTTTGGTTCTATGGATCTTTGTTTGTTGTAGCTGTTTTAGCTGTAAGTTATAGTGTTTTATCCATATTAGCCTTTACTAAGGGTGTTCAATCAGGATGGGAAATGGCAGAGGCTTGTTTCAGATTGATTCATGCTGTAACTTATCTTGCTATTTTAATTCTCATTGTTCACGAGAAGAGATTTGTTGCTGTTTCTCATCCCATCGCACTTCGAGTGTATTGGGGGGTGAGTTGTGTAATAGTGTTTCTATTTGCTGTTACTGCTATTGTACGTCTTTTTTTTACTGGAACTGATTTGGTGGTTTTGAGAATGGATGACATAGTTGTGTTGGTTAGTCTTCCTTTATATGTGTATCTTCTTGTTGTTTCGATAAGAGGATCATCTGGGATTTGTGAAGATGTTGTGGGAAACGATGATGAATTAATTTCAATGGATTCTAATGTGAGTGGATATGGAACAGCTTCGCTGTTTTCTAAAGCAGTGTGGAATTGGATGAATCCAATCCTTAGTAAAGGATTCAAATCCCCTTTGAAGTTAGATGAAGTGCCTTCGCTCCCACCTAATTTTCGAGCGGAAAAAATGGAGGAATTTTTCGAAAAGAATTGGCCTAAGTCAGGTGAAAATGTGAAGTATCCTGTACTAACGACATTGATCCGGTGTTTCTGGAAAGATCTTGTTATAATTAGTTTACTTGCAATAGTGCAGTTGGTTGTTATGTATGTTGGACCAGTTCTTATTCAAAGTTTCATTAAGTTTACTTCTGGGGATAGATCAAATCCTTATGAGGGGTATTATCTAGTGTTGATTctattgatttcaaaagtactCGAAGTTCTTAGTTCACATCACTTCAGTTTCCTGTCTGAGTTACTCGGAATGAAGATTCGATCATCCATTATCACTACTGTATACAAGAAAGGGCTGAGATTGACTTGTTCATCTAGACAAGCTCATGGTGTAGGACAAATAGTGAATTATATGGCTGTTGATTCGCAACAGCTATCGGACATGATGTTACAGCTGCATTCTTTATGGATGATGCCATTACAAATTGCAGCTTCATTACTCCTCATGTACTATTACTTGGGTGTTTCGATGTTCGCTGcacttattttaataattgcAACTTTGATCGGTACACTATGGATGTCGAGCAAAAGCAATCAGTACCAATACCACTTGACGATAAAGCGTGATTTAAGGATGAAGGCAATAAATGAACTGTTAGGGAACATGCGTGTCATTAAGTTTCAGGCATGGGAAGAAcacttcaaagaaaaaattctaTCTTTACGTAATCAGGAATTCAAATGGCTTAGCAAGTTCATATACTTGCTTTCTTGCAACTTATCGCTACTGTGGAGTATGTCGCAGGTCATATCAGCGTTTACGTTTGGAGCTGCAATCTTTTTCAAAAACCCTTTAGATGCTGCTACTGTATTCACAGCAACAACAGTTTTCAGAATTTTACAGGATCCTATCAGAACCTTCCCTCAGTCCCTTATGACAATTTCCCAAGCCATGGTATCTCTAGGTAGGTTAGATGGATATATGACAAGCCGTGAATTGAATTCTGATGTTGTCGAAAGACAACAAGGCTGTAATGGCAGTATTGCAGTGGAGGTTAAAGATGGGATTTTTTCATGGGAAGATGATGGTGATCAAATTGTTCTGAAAGACATAAATCTTCAAGTTCGAAAGGGGGAACTTGCTGCAATTGTTGGAATGGTTGGATCAGGAAAGTCTTCTTTGTTGGCATCAATGCTTGGTGAACTTCACAAAATATCGGGAGAG GTAAGAGTCTGTGGAAGCACTGCTTATGTTGCCCAAACCTCATGGATACAAAACTCTACTATCCAAGAGAACATCTTGTTTGGTTCACCAATGAACAACAAAAGATACAAAGATGTATTACGGGTTTGTTCATTGGAGAAGGACTTGGAAATTCTGGAACATGGAGACCAAACTGAGATAGGAGAACGAGGAATCAACCTCAGTGGAGGTCAGAAGCAGAGGATACAACTCGCAAGAGCAGTATATCAGGATCGTGATATCTATCTTCTAGATGATATATTTAGCGCTGTTGATGCTCAAACTGGATCAGAAATATTTAAG GAATGTGTAAGGGGAGCTTTGAAGGATAAGACTGTTGTTCTTGTCACTCACCAAGTTGACTTCCTTCACAATGCAGATCTTATATTG GTGATGAGAGATGGTCAGATTGTGCAGTCTGGGAAATATGATGAGCTTTTAAAATCGGGTATGGATTTTGGTGATCTTG